In a single window of the Desulfobacterales bacterium genome:
- a CDS encoding thioredoxin domain-containing protein, with amino-acid sequence MAPNRLIHEKSPYLLQHAQNPVDWYPWSDEAFRRARDENKPVFLSIGYSTCHWCHVMEKESFENPAAARHLNDTFVCIKVDREERPDIDSVYMQACQMLTGRGGWPLTIFMAPDKQPFFAATYIPVTRRMGQPGLIELCQHVKRIWATQRETIIESARNLSDSLTRAFDFSSPAQIHPFIFDQAYRDLELRFDSLHGGFNPAPKFPPGHPLQFLLRYYHYSANPAALEMVEKTLTAMRLGGIWDHVGFGFHRYSTDRQWILPHFEKMLYDQALMAMVYLETFQLTRDEFYARCAQDIFTYVLRDMVSDNGGFFTGEDADSEGEEGRFYVWRMDQIRRTIGELTPLPWERMFNLDPDGNYVEETTGHKTGSNILYQDRRLAQWARELDTEEAQLCHQWTQIREKLFAARNRRPRPLKDDKILTSWNGLMISALALGARVLNIPKYACASQQAAHFILTRLKDETGRLLHRFCDNDTGICANANDYAFFISGLIQLYQASFDPFYLKQAVQLQHQMSTDFQDPENGGFFLTSAQTQDLPVRPKELYDGSLPSANSVSLSNLLLLARLTGEPDWEKKAHALMHAFSGTIQAHPSQYTHFMTGLDLALNPGMEIVIAGEPDSVATQQMLTALNSHFIPRKVVLLKSKRHGKQLAQIAPYTASLFAQGENTTAFVCRQFSCHQPTTDAAELSSLLQEKEPPA; translated from the coding sequence ATGGCCCCCAACCGGCTGATACACGAAAAAAGCCCGTATCTTCTTCAGCACGCCCAAAACCCGGTCGACTGGTATCCCTGGTCCGACGAGGCCTTCCGCAGAGCGCGGGATGAAAACAAGCCCGTATTTTTATCCATCGGGTATTCGACCTGCCACTGGTGCCATGTCATGGAAAAAGAGTCCTTCGAAAACCCGGCGGCGGCCAGACATCTCAACGATACTTTCGTATGCATCAAAGTGGACCGCGAAGAACGGCCGGATATCGATTCGGTCTACATGCAGGCCTGCCAGATGCTGACGGGAAGGGGCGGATGGCCCCTGACCATTTTTATGGCCCCGGACAAACAACCTTTTTTTGCCGCCACGTATATTCCGGTAACCCGCAGGATGGGACAACCCGGATTGATCGAACTGTGTCAGCACGTCAAACGGATATGGGCAACTCAACGGGAAACCATCATTGAATCTGCCCGAAACCTTTCGGACTCGTTAACCAGGGCCTTTGACTTTTCCTCTCCGGCACAAATCCATCCTTTCATATTTGACCAGGCATATCGTGATCTTGAGCTGCGGTTTGACTCCCTTCATGGCGGATTCAATCCGGCCCCCAAATTTCCTCCCGGGCATCCGCTGCAGTTTCTCCTCAGATATTACCACTATTCGGCAAATCCGGCCGCCCTGGAAATGGTTGAAAAAACCCTGACCGCCATGCGGCTTGGCGGCATATGGGATCATGTCGGCTTCGGCTTTCACCGGTATTCGACTGACCGACAGTGGATTCTTCCGCATTTTGAAAAAATGCTCTATGACCAGGCGTTGATGGCCATGGTCTATCTGGAAACATTTCAACTGACCCGGGATGAGTTCTACGCCCGTTGTGCACAGGATATATTTACCTACGTTCTGAGAGATATGGTGTCGGATAACGGGGGATTTTTCACGGGAGAAGATGCCGACAGCGAAGGGGAGGAAGGCAGATTCTATGTATGGCGCATGGATCAGATTCGACGGACAATCGGTGAACTCACCCCTTTGCCATGGGAGCGCATGTTCAACCTTGACCCGGACGGTAACTATGTCGAAGAAACGACCGGCCATAAAACCGGGTCGAATATTCTTTACCAGGATCGGCGCCTGGCCCAATGGGCCAGGGAGCTTGACACGGAAGAGGCTCAGCTTTGTCATCAATGGACACAGATCCGTGAAAAGCTGTTTGCCGCCAGAAACCGGAGACCCCGGCCCCTGAAAGACGATAAAATCCTGACCAGCTGGAACGGTCTGATGATTTCTGCCCTGGCGCTCGGGGCTCGGGTTCTCAACATTCCAAAATATGCCTGCGCCTCTCAGCAGGCCGCCCATTTTATCCTTACCCGGCTGAAGGACGAAACCGGACGCCTGCTGCACCGGTTTTGCGACAACGACACCGGCATCTGCGCCAATGCCAATGATTACGCTTTTTTCATCTCAGGCCTGATACAGCTGTATCAGGCATCGTTTGATCCCTTCTATCTCAAGCAGGCCGTCCAACTCCAGCACCAGATGTCAACCGACTTTCAGGATCCTGAAAACGGCGGATTTTTTCTGACATCCGCCCAGACTCAGGATCTGCCGGTTCGTCCCAAAGAACTTTATGACGGTTCGCTTCCCTCGGCAAATTCGGTATCGTTATCGAACCTGCTCCTGCTGGCACGACTGACCGGCGAGCCCGATTGGGAGAAAAAGGCGCATGCGCTGATGCATGCATTCAGCGGCACCATCCAGGCCCATCCGTCCCAATACACCCACTTTATGACAGGACTCGACCTTGCCTTGAATCCGGGAATGGAGATCGTCATAGCGGGGGAACCTGATTCGGTAGCCACCCAACAGATGCTGACTGCCCTCAACAGTCATTTTATCCCCCGAAAAGTGGTACTGCTCAAGTCAAAACGCCACGGAAAACAGCTGGCTCAAATCGCCCCGTATACGGCCAGCCTCTTTGCACAAGGCGAAAACACCACCGCCTTTGTCTGCCGACAGTTTTCCTGCCATCAACCAACTACCGATGCCGCCGAATTGTCAAGCCTGCTGCAGGAAAAGGAGCCGCCGGCATGA
- a CDS encoding FmdE family protein: protein MNQKNNDEFRLPKALVRCIAFHGHVCPGLVYGYRVAAEAMRLLGVCRSTDEEIVAVCENDSCAVDAFQVLLGTTAGKGNLIIKDYGKNAYTIFHRSGKKAYRFFRNTGYRYSGPDKEEFDRLDRAMSDQTADRRQLSRLKKLKARDLLTRPFEEVFSVRQAAYAPPPYARMAPSCACSRCGEMTMMTRMIDLKDGSRVCIPCSEQRHMD, encoded by the coding sequence ATGAACCAGAAAAATAATGATGAATTCAGACTGCCGAAAGCCCTTGTGCGCTGCATCGCGTTTCACGGCCATGTATGCCCCGGTCTTGTGTATGGTTACCGGGTGGCTGCAGAGGCGATGCGGCTGCTCGGCGTGTGCCGGTCAACTGACGAAGAAATCGTTGCCGTCTGTGAGAATGATTCCTGCGCGGTAGATGCGTTTCAGGTGCTTCTGGGAACAACGGCCGGCAAGGGTAATCTCATTATAAAAGATTATGGTAAAAACGCCTATACAATTTTTCATCGATCCGGCAAAAAGGCGTACCGGTTTTTCCGGAATACCGGGTATCGGTATTCGGGTCCGGATAAAGAGGAATTTGATCGTCTGGATCGAGCCATGTCGGACCAGACGGCGGACCGCCGGCAGCTGTCACGGTTGAAAAAGCTGAAGGCCCGGGATCTGTTGACCAGGCCTTTTGAAGAGGTGTTTTCGGTCAGGCAGGCCGCATATGCTCCGCCGCCATATGCGCGCATGGCCCCCTCCTGCGCCTGCTCCCGGTGCGGGGAAATGACGATGATGACCCGAATGATCGATTTGAAAGACGGATCGCGTGTCTGTATTCCATGCTCGGAGCAACGGCACATGGATTAA